In the Bacillus clarus genome, ATCTAAGGTAATCCATGAATGACAAAAAGAGAAAGGTACTTTTGAAGACTCAGTAAATCCAATTTCTAAATTTGGTTTAAACCCTTGTTCCTTAAGCAAAATATATAAAATACTTGAAAGGGCATGACAAGCTCCAATCCATTGCTTTCTCATAGCGTGGTTAAACACAGCAAAATATGTATCCACCAAATTCTTATTGTTATTGATTTCTAATGATAATTGAATTGCTTTTTGTTTCCAAACATCTACAGGATTTTCGATTTTATTAATACAACATTTCTTATATTTCCGTCCACTACCACAAGGACACGGTTCATTACGTTCATACATATTATATTATTCCTTTCTTAATTAAATTTTAAAATATAATTTAACGGTATATAGTTTGACGGTTCATAACTTCCATTAAGATATCTGCTATTAATTTTCCATTTTCGAAAATAATTTGGTTTTTAGTGTATGGATCTATATACTGTCCCAATCCTTTACTCAACATAATTTCTAGTTCATTATTATCTAAAATTCGACAAGATAAAATGGTAGGGTGTTTACTAAAAGCTCGATAAAAGTTTAAGGTTTGACTTAAAGAAGCGGCCAACGGTCTAAGCATTTCATCATAGTAAGGACTCATATCTTCAGCTATTTTTTCGTTTAAGATAAAATCCATTCCATCATCTTTTATGTCAAATCGAAATAAAAAAATCAATATATCTCCCTCCTTTTATAGCGTATAATCATTTTTTACATAGCAATTGTAGATATAGCTTGTTTATAAACTAATTGTTGTTTACCGTTAACCATCATAAGTACAGTAAAACGATCTACCCCAACAATTTGCCCTGGTATTCTGACGCCACTTTTTAAAAATAGAGTAATATTCTTTTTTTCCTTTTTTAATCGATCATAGTTTTCCTCTTGAAAGTCCCTCATCTATTTCTCCATCTCCTTTAAATAAACAACCATTTCATAATAATAATTGTATCAGCTTAATTCCGACTGTGGCCACTAGGAATTAAAAATAACATGATGCTCCATTTCTATTGAAAATCTATCCAAAAGGGTGAATCCAAGTGCTATATTTGGTGTGAAATTATCCAAATGCTCATTTGTATACTCCATTTCAATCAAAAGTCTATCCACTACCTGTCACCGTATACTAATTCATCATTCACTTCAAGCAAGGGGCAAAATATTTTATTTTACTGTGTTTCGTTTATGCTTTCTCTACGCTCCATCCTTTGCTCAAAGTATTGTAACAAAGGATTCCACTTGCAAAAGCCCAACTCAACATCATTTCGTAAAATATTTGTGCTTTTTCCCTTGCTTTCTATTTCTTCTTCATTACGCAAAAGGTGACAGGTAGACAAGTTGAGAGCCTGACCTAAATTAAAGGAGAGATGGAAATGGGAGTATACCAAGTATTTTATTCATTAAATGGAGAGGTTCACATTCGAGCTGATAGTCCTGAACAGGCACGAGAAATTGCGTGTTTAGTAGTTCAGAAACAAAAAGAAAATCCTGATATTTTATTAGAGCTTTCTACGGATATTTGGGACGTTACAAAAGATGATGAACTAGAAATAGAATACAAAAGGGTTTGCAATGTTTGTAAACAAGGTATGGTAGAAGGTTATTGCATAGATGATGGACTAGCATACTATTGTTCTGAAGAATGCTTACACAAAGAATATACGCCTGAAGAATACGAAGA is a window encoding:
- the hfq gene encoding RNA chaperone Hfq — encoded protein: MRDFQEENYDRLKKEKKNITLFLKSGVRIPGQIVGVDRFTVLMMVNGKQQLVYKQAISTIAM